In Streptomyces sp. Li-HN-5-11, the sequence GTGCGGCGTCCTGGCGGCGACCGCACGGCCTCTTTCCGCCGCCCCGCCGTCCGCTCGGAGGGGCACGGCGGAACAAGGGGCGCAGAACCTTCACACCACGGTTGAAGAATCATCACTGAGGGGGAGCAGCAGGTGAGCATCACGGCCTCCGCGGCGGCCACCGCGGGAGGGGGGCCCGGCAGCGGAGCCCCTTCCGCGGGTACCGGCCTCGGCTTCTGCCGGGTGACGATCGTCGCGCCCGACAGCCGGATCGACGTGGCGCTGCCCGACGACATCCCGGTCGCCGACATCTACCCGGAGATCCTCCGGCTCTCCCAGCAGAGCCCCGCCGAGGGCGCTCCGGTCGGCTACCACCTCGTCCGCCGGGACGGCACCGTCCTCGACAGTTCCCGCTCCTTCGCCGCCCAGCGCATCCTCGACGGCGAACTGCTCACCCTGCGCCCCTTCTCCGAGTCGCTGCCGCCGGCCGTCTTCGACGACGTGTCGGAGGCGGTCGCCGCCGCGGTGACACACGACCACACCCTCTGGGACGGCGGCCTGACGCGCGCCGCGGGACTCGTCGGCGGCTCAGTCCTGCCCGCCCTGCTCGCCTTCGTGGCCTGGACGGCCGATCCACGCCACGACATGCACAGCCTGCCCGGCATCCTCGCCGCCGTCGCGGGCACCGTCCTGGTCGTCCTCGCCTGCGTACGCGCCAGGGTCTACGACGACCGGACGTCCGCCGTGGCCCTGGGCCTGGGCGCCCTGCCCAACATCGCCGTGGCCGGCTCCGGCCTCCTCCCGCTCGCCGACGGCCAGGGCATCGGCAAGCTGCAGTTCCTCCTCGCCTGCGCGGCGGTGCTGCTGGCCTCGGTCGTGCTCACCCTCTGCTCGCCGGGCGGGGACGGCCCGTTCGTCGCCTTCGTCTTCGCCTCCGCCGTCAGCGCGGCCGTGGTGTTCGCAGCGCTCCTCGCGCACTGGACGCCGTCCGAGATCGCCGCGCTGTCCGCCCCGGTCGCCGTGGGCGCCCTCGCCTTCCTGCCCGGCCTGTCGATGCGCTTCGCCCGCATCCCGATCGGCTTCGACCCCCCGAACACCGCCCCGCGGCCCGCGTACGGCGCCGAGCCCGCCGCCCCCGAGCCGGTCGACGCCGAGCGGATCGCGGCCCAGGCCCGCCGTGGCCACGAACTCCTCGTCGGCCTGGTCGGCGGCTGTGCGCTGACCGCGGTGGGGGCCTCGGCGGTCCTCGGCTTCTCGGACGGCCTCTGGGCCCAGCTCCTCGCCCTGGCGACCGGAATCGCGCTTCTCATGCGCGCCCAGCTCTTCCGCTACACCGCCCAGGTCGCCCCCGTCCTGGCGGCCGGTCTCGCCTCGCTCGTACTGCTCGGCCTGGGCCTCGCGCTCAACCCGCCCCAGTC encodes:
- the eccD gene encoding type VII secretion integral membrane protein EccD, producing MSITASAAATAGGGPGSGAPSAGTGLGFCRVTIVAPDSRIDVALPDDIPVADIYPEILRLSQQSPAEGAPVGYHLVRRDGTVLDSSRSFAAQRILDGELLTLRPFSESLPPAVFDDVSEAVAAAVTHDHTLWDGGLTRAAGLVGGSVLPALLAFVAWTADPRHDMHSLPGILAAVAGTVLVVLACVRARVYDDRTSAVALGLGALPNIAVAGSGLLPLADGQGIGKLQFLLACAAVLLASVVLTLCSPGGDGPFVAFVFASAVSAAVVFAALLAHWTPSEIAALSAPVAVGALAFLPGLSMRFARIPIGFDPPNTAPRPAYGAEPAAPEPVDAERIAAQARRGHELLVGLVGGCALTAVGASAVLGFSDGLWAQLLALATGIALLMRAQLFRYTAQVAPVLAAGLASLVLLGLGLALNPPQSFVLGALHGNRSDLDIRALWLVAAIAAAAAVVTAVGLIVPRSGLSPFWGRFMEVAEGFVLLTLVPLALAVFNVYATVRSMTS